The Janthinobacterium lividum genome has a window encoding:
- a CDS encoding molybdopterin oxidoreductase family protein — translation MTTTQVRAACPLDCPDTCALLVTVTDGVATAVKGDPDHPTTAGVLCTKVSRFTERTYHADRLLHPLRRVGKKGEGKFERISWEEALQTIAARLKPIAARDPQAILPYSYCGTMGLVQGESMSSRFFNQLGASLLDRTICASAGATGYRYTVGASIGTDMEQFQNAKLIIIWGGNPIASNLHFWMRAQEAKRHGATLIAIDPYRSLTAEKCHQHIALLPGTDAALALGLMHVLITEDLVDQDYIAQYTIGYAELKQRALEWPPERVAEVCGITATKVVELARLYGQACRSGEGAAIRANYGVQRVHGGGMAVRNIACLPALTGAWRHPAGGMQLSSSGSFPVNRKALQRPDLLKGTPRTINMSTIGDDLLKESSVEFGPQVEAVIVYNSNPLAVAPDSSKVAQGFAREDLFTVVLEHFQTDTVDYADIVLPATTQLEHVDAHSTYGHLYMMANNAAVAPLGEAKANTEIFRLLAQHMGFDDPCFQESDDALAAKAFDATDARAVHFDWESLKRTGWQKLAMAEAPFAEGGFPTPSGKCEFYSEAMAQAGLDPLPTYIAPHESLASNPALAARYPLAMISPPARNFLNSTFVNVKSLRAAEGEPHLDIHPDDCATRGIAAGDMVRIFNDRGSFVAKARVTDKARRGLVVGLSVWWKKLASDGKNANEVTSQRLTDMGRAPTFYDTLVEVEKAA, via the coding sequence ATGACCACCACCCAAGTGCGCGCCGCCTGCCCGCTCGATTGCCCCGATACCTGCGCCCTCCTGGTCACGGTGACCGATGGCGTGGCAACAGCCGTCAAGGGCGATCCCGACCACCCGACCACGGCTGGCGTGCTGTGCACGAAGGTGTCGCGCTTCACGGAACGCACCTACCATGCGGACCGTTTGCTGCATCCGCTGCGCCGCGTGGGCAAGAAGGGGGAAGGCAAGTTCGAGCGCATCAGCTGGGAAGAAGCACTGCAGACCATCGCGGCCCGCTTGAAACCGATCGCCGCGCGCGATCCGCAGGCGATCTTGCCGTACAGCTACTGCGGCACCATGGGCCTGGTGCAGGGCGAATCGATGTCGTCGCGTTTCTTCAACCAGTTGGGCGCTTCCCTGCTGGACCGCACCATCTGCGCGTCGGCCGGTGCCACGGGCTACCGCTACACGGTGGGCGCCAGCATCGGCACGGACATGGAGCAGTTCCAGAACGCGAAATTGATCATCATCTGGGGCGGCAACCCGATCGCCTCGAATTTGCACTTCTGGATGCGCGCGCAAGAGGCCAAGCGCCATGGCGCCACCCTGATCGCCATCGATCCCTACCGTTCGCTGACGGCCGAAAAATGCCACCAGCATATTGCCCTGCTGCCGGGTACCGATGCGGCCCTGGCGCTGGGCTTGATGCATGTGCTGATCACCGAAGACCTGGTCGACCAGGACTATATTGCGCAGTACACCATCGGCTATGCCGAACTGAAACAGCGCGCCCTGGAATGGCCACCCGAGCGCGTGGCCGAGGTGTGCGGCATCACGGCTACGAAAGTGGTGGAACTGGCGCGCCTGTACGGCCAGGCTTGCCGCTCTGGCGAGGGCGCCGCCATCCGGGCCAACTACGGCGTGCAGCGCGTGCATGGCGGCGGCATGGCCGTGCGCAACATTGCTTGCCTGCCGGCCCTGACGGGGGCCTGGCGCCATCCTGCCGGCGGCATGCAGCTGTCGAGCTCGGGTTCCTTCCCCGTCAACCGCAAGGCCCTGCAGCGCCCGGATTTATTGAAAGGCACGCCGCGCACCATCAACATGAGCACCATCGGCGATGATTTATTGAAAGAAAGTTCCGTCGAGTTCGGCCCGCAAGTGGAAGCCGTGATCGTCTACAACTCGAATCCCCTGGCGGTGGCGCCCGATTCCTCGAAAGTGGCGCAGGGTTTTGCCCGCGAAGATCTGTTTACGGTTGTGCTCGAACATTTCCAGACCGACACCGTCGATTATGCCGACATCGTGTTGCCCGCCACCACGCAGCTGGAGCATGTCGATGCGCACTCCACCTATGGCCACCTGTACATGATGGCGAACAATGCGGCCGTGGCGCCGCTGGGCGAAGCGAAGGCGAATACGGAAATCTTCCGCCTGCTGGCGCAGCACATGGGCTTTGATGACCCGTGCTTCCAGGAAAGCGACGATGCGCTGGCGGCCAAGGCGTTCGATGCGACGGATGCGCGCGCCGTGCATTTCGACTGGGAATCGCTGAAACGCACGGGCTGGCAAAAGCTGGCCATGGCCGAGGCGCCATTTGCCGAGGGCGGCTTCCCCACGCCATCGGGCAAGTGCGAGTTTTACTCGGAGGCCATGGCGCAGGCGGGACTCGATCCCTTGCCCACGTATATCGCGCCGCACGAATCGCTGGCCAGTAATCCTGCCCTGGCGGCCCGTTATCCGCTGGCCATGATTTCTCCGCCAGCGCGCAATTTTCTCAATTCCACGTTCGTCAACGTGAAAAGCCTGCGCGCGGCCGAGGGCGAGCCGCACCTGGACATCCACCCTGACGATTGCGCCACGCGCGGCATCGCGGCCGGCGACATGGTGCGCATCTTCAACGACCGTGGCAGTTTTGTTGCCAAGGCCAGGGTGACGGACAAGGCGAGACGGGGCCTGGTGGTGGGCTTGTCCGTGTGGTGGAAGAAACTCGCCAGCGACGGCAAGAACGCCAATGAAGTGACCAGCCAGCGCCTGACGGACATGGGCCGCGCGCCGACCTTCTACGATACGCTGGTCGAAGTGGAAAAGGCTGCCTGA
- a CDS encoding DUF2868 domain-containing protein, translating to MNEQIAREVVLVRAIETADQKKEVLSEDDRMYASRSARELAQWQASGKQAEVTGDDFLQQRSELILKRITERTPAFAAFAKRRNGMKTLALTLPLLALLLGAGLDRITDPHRVDLLSAPLLLIIAWNVLVYLGLLIWLCIPSHSLGWPKAGLVRHLSVGRLALPRKLPHALSSGLLSFMGEWAHLSAKLTAARLSRTIHLSAAMFAIGAVASLYARGFLSQYAAGWESTFLNAGQVHSLLSTLFAPAIALFHLQGFSLAEIEALRFPQTTTVEGGARWVHLYAATIFLLVVVPRLALALVNNWRAARLAKHFPLDLDQPYFRKLNESIGVATGGMLRVLPYSFTVDEPRHKGLGQIALMLFGEQGRMMLRPSTSYGEEPQDILRDTDLNDPQVNITAVLFNLTATPEKENHGAFLDYLVQSSTRGIAVLIDESSYLERAGEQADSGARLAERVALWQQFCQFHKTTATRVNLLNPALHPLDAGVGLKVSAAA from the coding sequence ATGAACGAGCAGATTGCGAGAGAAGTGGTATTGGTCCGTGCTATCGAGACGGCCGACCAGAAAAAAGAAGTCCTCAGCGAGGATGACCGCATGTATGCCAGCCGCAGCGCGCGTGAGCTTGCGCAGTGGCAAGCTTCGGGCAAGCAGGCCGAAGTGACAGGTGACGATTTCCTGCAGCAGCGCTCCGAGCTGATCCTCAAGCGCATCACCGAGCGCACGCCCGCCTTCGCCGCTTTCGCGAAACGCCGTAACGGCATGAAAACCCTGGCGCTGACCTTGCCCCTGCTGGCCCTGCTGCTGGGCGCCGGGCTCGATCGCATCACGGATCCCCATCGCGTCGACTTGCTGTCGGCACCCTTGCTGCTGATCATCGCCTGGAATGTGCTGGTCTACCTGGGCTTGCTGATCTGGTTATGCATCCCTTCGCATTCCCTCGGCTGGCCAAAAGCGGGACTGGTACGCCACCTGAGCGTGGGTCGCCTGGCCTTGCCGCGCAAACTGCCGCACGCCTTGTCCTCGGGCTTGCTCAGTTTCATGGGGGAGTGGGCGCACTTGAGCGCCAAGCTGACGGCCGCGCGCCTCAGTCGTACCATCCACCTGAGCGCCGCCATGTTTGCCATCGGCGCCGTTGCCTCGCTGTATGCGCGCGGTTTCCTGTCGCAATATGCGGCCGGCTGGGAAAGCACCTTTTTGAATGCTGGCCAAGTGCACAGCCTGCTTTCGACCCTGTTCGCACCAGCCATCGCCCTGTTTCATTTGCAAGGCTTTTCGTTGGCGGAAATCGAAGCGCTGCGCTTCCCGCAGACGACGACCGTCGAAGGCGGCGCGCGCTGGGTGCATTTGTATGCTGCGACGATTTTCCTGCTGGTGGTCGTTCCCCGCTTGGCCCTGGCCCTGGTCAACAACTGGCGCGCCGCGCGCTTGGCCAAGCACTTTCCGCTGGATCTAGATCAACCGTATTTCCGCAAGCTCAATGAAAGCATCGGCGTAGCCACGGGCGGCATGTTGCGCGTCTTGCCGTACAGCTTTACTGTCGATGAGCCGCGCCACAAGGGGCTGGGACAAATCGCCCTCATGCTGTTCGGCGAGCAGGGCCGCATGATGCTGCGCCCATCGACGTCGTATGGCGAAGAGCCGCAGGACATCTTGCGCGACACGGACTTGAATGATCCACAAGTCAATATCACGGCCGTGCTGTTCAACCTGACGGCGACGCCGGAAAAGGAAAATCACGGCGCCTTCCTCGATTACCTGGTGCAATCGTCAACGCGTGGCATCGCCGTCCTGATCGACGAGTCCAGCTACCTGGAACGCGCTGGCGAGCAGGCGGATAGTGGCGCCCGCCTGGCGGAGCGAGTCGCTCTGTGGCAACAGTTCTGCCAGTTCCACAAAACCACGGCCACCCGGGTCAATTTGCTCAATCCTGCCCTGCACCCGCTCGATGCCGGTGTCGGGCTGAAAGTATCGGCAGCAGCATGA
- a CDS encoding M20 aminoacylase family protein, giving the protein MKLVDPILAFQSELQGIRRDLHAHPELCYEEQRTSDVVAAKLTEWGIPVVRGLGRTGVVGIIQNGTSTRAIGLRADMDALPMQEMNTFEHASRHPGKMHACGHDGHTAMLLGAAHYLAQHRHFDGTVYLVFQPAEEGGAGAREMIEDGLFTRFPMDAIYGMHNWPGAETGTLSVVEGPMMASSNEFHVTVKGKGAHAAQPHKGIDPVMVAVQIAQSWQTVITRNKSPLDTAVLSITQIHAGSATNVIPDDASLVGTVRTFTTPVLDLIEERMREIAVHTSAAFGAEVEFHFKRNYPPLVNHAKETAFAVDVMKSVVGADKVNANVEPTMGAEDFAFFLQEKAGCYIFIGNGDGEHRDGGHGLGPCVLHNGSYDFNDNLLPIGASFWVKLAEASLPIA; this is encoded by the coding sequence ATGAAACTAGTTGATCCGATCTTGGCGTTTCAATCCGAGCTGCAAGGTATCCGCCGCGACCTGCACGCGCATCCCGAGCTGTGCTACGAAGAACAGCGCACCTCGGACGTGGTCGCCGCCAAACTGACGGAGTGGGGCATTCCCGTGGTACGCGGCCTGGGCCGCACTGGCGTGGTTGGCATCATTCAGAATGGCACTTCGACACGCGCCATCGGCCTGCGCGCCGACATGGATGCCTTGCCGATGCAGGAAATGAACACCTTCGAGCATGCTTCACGCCATCCGGGCAAGATGCACGCCTGCGGCCATGACGGCCACACTGCCATGCTGCTGGGCGCCGCCCATTACCTGGCGCAGCACCGCCATTTCGACGGCACCGTGTACCTGGTCTTCCAGCCAGCAGAAGAAGGCGGCGCCGGCGCGCGCGAAATGATCGAAGACGGCTTGTTTACCCGCTTTCCCATGGATGCCATCTATGGCATGCACAACTGGCCAGGCGCTGAAACAGGCACTCTGAGCGTGGTGGAAGGCCCGATGATGGCGTCCAGCAATGAATTCCACGTCACCGTCAAAGGCAAGGGTGCCCACGCAGCCCAGCCCCACAAGGGCATCGATCCCGTGATGGTGGCCGTGCAAATCGCGCAAAGCTGGCAAACCGTCATCACGCGCAACAAGAGTCCGCTCGACACGGCCGTGCTGTCGATCACGCAAATCCACGCAGGCAGCGCCACCAATGTGATCCCCGATGATGCCAGCCTGGTCGGCACCGTGCGCACCTTCACCACGCCCGTGCTGGACCTGATCGAGGAACGCATGCGCGAGATCGCCGTGCACACTTCCGCCGCCTTTGGCGCGGAAGTCGAGTTCCACTTCAAGCGCAACTATCCGCCGCTGGTCAACCACGCGAAAGAAACGGCATTTGCCGTCGACGTGATGAAAAGCGTGGTGGGCGCGGACAAGGTCAACGCGAATGTCGAACCGACCATGGGTGCGGAAGATTTCGCCTTCTTCCTGCAGGAAAAGGCCGGCTGCTACATTTTCATCGGCAATGGCGATGGCGAGCACCGCGACGGCGGTCACGGCCTGGGGCCGTGCGTCTTGCACAATGGCAGCTACGACTTCAACGACAACCTGCTGCCCATCGGCGCCAGTTTCTGGGTCAAGCTGGCCGAAGCGAGCCTGCCCATCGCTTGA
- a CDS encoding aminopeptidase encodes MALARWPARLLVGTVCMLLGGCTQLRYYTQAAQGQYALWSGARPIGDWLDDPATEPRLKVRLAKAQQIRRFAVSELDLPDNGSYKNYASLRRPFVLWNVVATPELSLQPLQWCFPIAGCVNYRGYYSKEEALAYADELRAQHYDVQVGGVPAYSTLGWFDDPLLSTFINYNDAELARLIFHELAHQVVYVPGDSAFNESFASAVEEAGVQRWLAREGNDTMRAAYAQYAARRQDFLALLLRYRGELEAVYASDASDADKRARKAQVFAALQDAYQVLKQHWGGFAGYDRWFEQPLSNAHLASVSTYNEFLPAFKKLLEEKKNFRAFYAAVHTMAQIKKPERRRALEQLSSP; translated from the coding sequence ATGGCCCTGGCGCGCTGGCCGGCCCGCTTGCTTGTCGGCACGGTGTGCATGCTGCTGGGCGGCTGCACGCAGTTGCGCTACTACACGCAAGCGGCGCAGGGGCAATATGCCCTGTGGTCCGGCGCGCGCCCCATCGGTGACTGGCTGGACGACCCGGCCACCGAGCCGCGCCTGAAAGTGCGCCTTGCCAAGGCGCAGCAGATTCGCCGCTTTGCCGTCAGCGAACTGGACTTGCCAGACAATGGCAGCTACAAGAACTACGCTTCTCTGCGGCGCCCCTTCGTGCTATGGAACGTGGTGGCCACGCCGGAATTGTCGCTGCAGCCGCTGCAATGGTGTTTTCCCATCGCCGGTTGCGTGAATTACCGCGGCTATTACAGCAAGGAGGAAGCACTCGCGTATGCCGACGAGTTGCGGGCCCAGCATTACGACGTGCAGGTAGGCGGCGTGCCCGCGTATTCCACCCTGGGCTGGTTCGATGATCCCCTGCTGTCGACCTTTATCAATTACAACGATGCGGAATTGGCGCGCCTGATCTTCCATGAACTGGCGCACCAGGTGGTGTACGTGCCCGGCGATTCGGCCTTTAACGAGTCGTTTGCCAGTGCCGTGGAAGAGGCGGGCGTGCAGCGCTGGCTGGCGCGCGAGGGCAATGACACGATGCGTGCTGCGTACGCCCAGTACGCGGCGCGGCGTCAGGATTTCCTGGCCCTGCTGCTGCGTTACCGGGGCGAACTGGAAGCCGTGTATGCGAGCGACGCCAGCGATGCGGACAAGCGCGCGCGCAAGGCGCAGGTGTTTGCGGCATTGCAAGACGCGTATCAGGTGCTCAAGCAACACTGGGGTGGTTTTGCCGGTTATGACCGCTGGTTCGAGCAGCCATTGAGCAATGCGCACCTCGCTTCCGTGTCTACCTACAATGAATTTTTGCCCGCCTTCAAAAAATTGCTGGAAGAAAAAAAGAACTTTCGTGCTTTTTATGCTGCAGTGCACACAATGGCTCAGATCAAGAAGCCTGAGCGCAGGCGTGCGCTGGAACAATTGTCCAGCCCCTGA
- a CDS encoding acyloxyacyl hydrolase, whose amino-acid sequence MKASMFFKKNLLKSIAAVAALMAANAGFAADDKLIDSVYGEYAKGVKVQMVRAGVTSNWDKAWFVSNGTQLSGYWDASIGGWDGKSYQNVPGQHQKLWDLGFTPVFRFENTNKLGFYAEGGIGVHMLSKLYDNDDNRLSTHFQFGDHIGVGYIFNNKWEVAAKIQHFSNGGYKKPNSGVNYMNVKVAYHF is encoded by the coding sequence ATGAAAGCCTCTATGTTCTTCAAGAAGAATCTCCTCAAATCCATCGCCGCCGTTGCCGCGCTGATGGCGGCCAACGCCGGCTTTGCCGCCGACGACAAACTGATCGACTCCGTCTACGGCGAATATGCCAAGGGCGTGAAAGTACAAATGGTACGCGCCGGCGTGACCTCGAACTGGGACAAAGCCTGGTTCGTATCGAATGGTACGCAGCTGAGCGGTTACTGGGATGCCAGCATTGGCGGCTGGGATGGCAAGAGCTATCAGAATGTCCCAGGCCAGCATCAAAAACTGTGGGACCTGGGCTTTACCCCTGTGTTCCGCTTTGAAAATACGAATAAGCTGGGCTTCTACGCAGAAGGCGGTATTGGCGTACACATGCTGTCCAAGCTGTACGATAACGACGATAACCGCCTGTCGACCCACTTCCAGTTCGGCGACCATATCGGCGTCGGCTATATCTTCAATAACAAATGGGAAGTCGCCGCGAAGATCCAGCATTTCTCGAACGGCGGCTACAAGAAACCGAATAGCGGCGTCAATTACATGAACGTCAAAGTCGCTTATCACTTTTAA
- a CDS encoding DUF3482 domain-containing protein, whose protein sequence is MSVNVNKDVQDDAVQIQFALISHTNNGKTTLARTLVGVDVGEVRDAAHVTVFAESHTLLATPQGDALQLWDTPGFGDSVRLLKRLGQSGNPIGWFLREVLDRYRDRPFWLSQQALRTAKDSADVVLYLVNSSEHPRDAGYLPAEMKILAWLDKPVVVLLNQMGPPRPGNEEHSEQARWREHLLQYPIVREVLALDAFARCWVHERVFYEAVGKLLPQSQQAGYARLFATWQAQNTARFRQAMQLLATQLAVAGQDREAIEPVSKGLLKSALQVVGIGKNAEQQRQEKAMASLVARLNTHSGATTRELLILHKLDPTDAHKINSRIRENFAVRAPIDKAQAGLLGAMISGAATGLSADLISGGLTLGTGALLGGVVGALTFAGAAWGFNSGTDRNEPTMQFTDAFLRTLVVAGVLRYLAVAHFGRGRGNFVESEAPAFWQDEVEQAVARHDAALVELWKEVRREKSPEQAAERILPLMSSITSDTLARLYPDVARLV, encoded by the coding sequence ATGAGTGTGAATGTGAATAAAGATGTGCAGGATGATGCGGTACAGATTCAGTTCGCGCTGATTTCGCACACGAATAATGGCAAGACGACGTTGGCGCGCACCTTGGTGGGCGTCGATGTCGGTGAAGTGCGCGACGCCGCCCACGTGACCGTGTTTGCGGAATCGCATACCTTGCTGGCCACGCCGCAGGGCGATGCCTTGCAATTGTGGGACACGCCCGGCTTTGGCGACTCCGTGCGCCTGCTCAAGCGGCTGGGGCAGTCGGGTAATCCCATCGGCTGGTTCCTGCGCGAAGTGCTGGACCGTTATCGCGACCGCCCGTTCTGGCTCAGCCAGCAAGCGTTGCGCACGGCCAAGGACTCTGCCGATGTGGTGCTGTACTTGGTCAACTCTTCTGAACATCCCAGGGATGCTGGTTACTTGCCGGCGGAAATGAAAATCCTCGCCTGGCTGGATAAACCCGTGGTGGTCTTGCTCAACCAGATGGGGCCGCCACGTCCTGGCAATGAGGAGCACAGCGAGCAGGCGCGCTGGCGCGAGCATTTGCTGCAGTATCCTATCGTGCGCGAGGTCCTGGCGCTCGATGCCTTTGCCCGCTGCTGGGTACATGAGCGTGTGTTTTACGAAGCCGTGGGTAAATTGCTGCCGCAGTCGCAGCAAGCCGGCTATGCGCGCTTGTTTGCTACTTGGCAAGCGCAGAATACGGCGCGCTTCCGGCAGGCCATGCAGTTGCTGGCCACGCAGCTGGCGGTGGCTGGGCAGGATCGCGAAGCCATCGAGCCCGTCTCCAAGGGCTTGCTGAAATCGGCCTTGCAGGTTGTGGGTATTGGCAAGAATGCAGAGCAGCAACGCCAGGAAAAGGCCATGGCCAGTCTGGTGGCGCGGCTCAATACGCACAGCGGCGCGACCACGCGTGAACTCTTGATCCTGCACAAACTCGACCCGACCGATGCGCATAAGATTAATAGCCGGATACGGGAAAATTTCGCCGTGCGCGCGCCGATCGACAAGGCGCAAGCAGGGCTGCTGGGCGCCATGATTTCCGGGGCGGCGACGGGTCTGTCGGCCGACCTGATTTCCGGCGGCCTGACTCTGGGCACGGGCGCCTTGCTTGGCGGCGTGGTCGGTGCACTGACGTTTGCGGGCGCAGCCTGGGGTTTTAATTCCGGCACGGACCGCAACGAGCCCACCATGCAATTTACGGATGCCTTCCTGCGTACCCTGGTGGTGGCGGGCGTGCTGCGTTACCTGGCGGTGGCGCACTTTGGCCGTGGCCGCGGCAACTTTGTGGAAAGCGAGGCGCCGGCATTTTGGCAAGATGAGGTCGAGCAGGCGGTGGCGCGCCATGACGCTGCTTTGGTCGAGCTGTGGAAAGAAGTGCGCCGGGAAAAATCGCCGGAGCAAGCCGCCGAGCGGATCCTGCCCCTCATGTCGTCCATCACGTCCGATACCTTGGCGCGACTGTATCCGGATGTGGCGCGCCTGGTGTAG
- a CDS encoding tartrate dehydrogenase: protein MPAHRIAVIAGDGIGNEVMPEGLRVVEAAARRFNIDLQFTTMAWANCDYYLEHGQMMPSDWFAQLKDFDAIYFGAVGWPDKVPDHISLWGSLLKFRREFDEYVNLRPVRLMPGVPCPLANKKPGDIDFYVVRENTEGEYSSVGGRMFEGTERETVLQESVFTRKGVDRILKYAFELAQSRPKKHLTSATKSNGIAISMPYWDERVEAMGPSYPDVRWDKYHIDILAARFVLSPERFDVVVASNLFGDILSDLGPACTGTIAIAPSANINPERTFPSVFEPVHGSAPDIYGQNIANPIGMIWSGAMMLDFLGNGEARYSAAHDAILRAIEQVLEHGPRTPDMGGSASTTDVGMAVAALLK, encoded by the coding sequence ATGCCCGCACACAGAATCGCAGTCATTGCCGGTGACGGCATCGGCAATGAAGTCATGCCGGAGGGCTTGCGTGTGGTTGAAGCGGCTGCGCGCCGTTTCAATATCGACCTGCAGTTCACGACGATGGCATGGGCGAATTGCGACTACTACCTCGAGCATGGCCAGATGATGCCTTCGGACTGGTTTGCGCAGCTCAAGGATTTCGACGCCATCTATTTTGGCGCCGTGGGTTGGCCGGACAAGGTGCCCGACCACATCTCCTTATGGGGTTCGCTGTTGAAATTCCGGCGCGAGTTCGACGAATACGTCAATTTGCGGCCCGTGCGGCTGATGCCGGGCGTACCGTGTCCGCTGGCGAACAAGAAGCCGGGCGATATCGATTTCTATGTCGTGCGTGAAAACACGGAAGGAGAATATTCCTCCGTGGGTGGGCGCATGTTCGAGGGTACGGAACGCGAAACGGTGCTGCAGGAATCCGTGTTTACGCGCAAGGGCGTCGACCGCATTCTGAAGTATGCGTTTGAGCTGGCGCAAAGCCGGCCTAAAAAACACCTGACATCGGCAACCAAGTCGAATGGTATTGCCATCAGCATGCCGTATTGGGATGAGCGGGTGGAGGCGATGGGCCCGAGCTATCCTGATGTGCGCTGGGACAAATACCATATCGATATTCTGGCGGCCCGCTTCGTGCTCAGCCCCGAGCGCTTCGATGTGGTGGTGGCGTCGAATCTGTTTGGCGATATCCTGTCCGACCTGGGCCCCGCCTGCACGGGGACGATTGCCATCGCACCGTCGGCCAATATCAATCCGGAGCGCACGTTCCCCTCAGTATTTGAGCCTGTACACGGTTCCGCACCTGATATCTATGGCCAGAATATCGCCAATCCGATCGGCATGATCTGGTCGGGCGCCATGATGCTGGACTTTCTCGGCAATGGTGAGGCCCGGTACTCGGCAGCGCATGACGCGATTTTGCGCGCCATCGAGCAGGTGCTCGAGCATGGGCCACGCACGCCGGACATGGGCGGCAGTGCCAGTACGACCGATGTGGGCATGGCGGTGGCAGCATTGCTGAAATAA
- a CDS encoding LysR family transcriptional regulator, translated as MKHTPLLEDLRLFCQVAHKTSFAATAMELGISKAVVSKRIGMLEAALQVRLLHRTTRRVSITDHGEIVRQWAQRILEDVEQMGEAVAQSKLQPQGVLRICSSSGFGRNRLGPALSQLAQQYPELKIQLELLDRPVDLLGEGFDLDIRIGVVHEPDLIAHRIASNQRVLCAAPAYLAQRGTPETLAQLREHDCIVIRERDQDGRRWKLQGPRGLETVKVDGPLSANNGEIVHQWALDGHGIILRSAWDVESSLAQGKLVRILPAYQQAADVWAVTTSRLSNSAKVRACVQFLQQWLQARA; from the coding sequence ATGAAACATACGCCGCTACTGGAAGACTTGCGCCTGTTTTGCCAGGTCGCCCACAAAACCAGTTTCGCCGCCACGGCAATGGAACTGGGTATTTCCAAGGCTGTCGTCAGCAAGCGCATCGGCATGCTGGAAGCGGCGCTGCAAGTTCGTTTGCTGCACCGGACCACGCGCCGGGTCAGCATCACCGACCATGGCGAGATCGTGCGGCAATGGGCGCAGCGCATCCTGGAAGATGTCGAGCAGATGGGTGAAGCGGTCGCGCAGTCGAAATTGCAACCGCAGGGGGTGTTACGGATCTGCTCCAGCTCCGGTTTTGGACGCAACCGGCTCGGTCCCGCCCTCTCCCAGCTGGCACAGCAATATCCAGAGTTGAAAATACAGCTGGAATTGCTCGATCGCCCCGTTGACCTGCTGGGCGAAGGTTTCGACCTCGACATTCGCATCGGCGTGGTGCACGAGCCAGACCTGATCGCCCATCGTATTGCCAGCAATCAGCGCGTACTGTGCGCCGCACCCGCCTACCTCGCACAACGTGGAACGCCGGAAACCCTGGCGCAATTGCGCGAGCATGACTGCATCGTCATCCGCGAGCGCGACCAGGATGGGCGACGCTGGAAACTGCAAGGGCCGCGCGGGCTGGAAACGGTGAAGGTCGATGGGCCGCTATCGGCCAACAATGGGGAGATCGTCCATCAATGGGCACTGGACGGTCACGGCATCATCTTGCGCTCGGCCTGGGATGTGGAAAGCAGCCTGGCGCAAGGCAAGCTGGTGCGCATTTTGCCCGCGTATCAACAGGCTGCCGACGTGTGGGCGGTAACTACGTCGCGGCTGTCGAACTCCGCCAAGGTCAGGGCCTGCGTGCAATTTCTGCAACAATGGCTGCAAGCCCGCGCCTGA
- a CDS encoding NAD(P)-dependent oxidoreductase, producing MAFLGIGLMGDPMVRCLLRAGYSVTIWNRTHSKAQVLRAAGAQSAVSVTEAVNGADVIISMLEAGPIVAQVLQEALPALAAGAMWIDMSSTQQSEAQKFHAILHAAGHAFIDAPVSGGVGGAQAGTLAIMAGASANDYARVEAILSAMGRPTLVGPAGSGQVAKLCNQLIVGATLTIVAEALLLAQAAGADAASVRAAIRGGFAESKIFEVHGQRMLERNFVAGGQVKSQIKDMHNILAAAEAAHVTLPVTQLVTQRYETLATTHPTADHAAALLALEALNPGQRLGTGPDKLS from the coding sequence ATCGCATTTCTCGGTATCGGTCTGATGGGGGATCCGATGGTCCGGTGCCTGTTACGCGCTGGATATTCTGTCACAATTTGGAATCGCACGCACAGCAAGGCCCAAGTTCTGCGTGCAGCAGGGGCGCAGTCGGCCGTTTCCGTGACAGAGGCGGTCAATGGCGCGGACGTGATCATCTCGATGCTGGAAGCCGGTCCCATCGTGGCGCAGGTGTTGCAAGAGGCGCTGCCAGCCCTGGCAGCTGGCGCGATGTGGATCGATATGAGTTCCACCCAACAGTCAGAAGCCCAGAAATTTCATGCCATCTTGCACGCGGCAGGCCATGCCTTCATCGATGCGCCCGTGTCGGGCGGCGTCGGCGGGGCACAGGCGGGTACCCTGGCCATCATGGCTGGCGCCAGCGCCAACGATTACGCGCGGGTTGAAGCGATTCTGTCGGCCATGGGGCGCCCGACTCTGGTGGGGCCGGCCGGCAGTGGCCAGGTGGCCAAGCTGTGCAATCAGCTGATCGTCGGCGCCACCCTGACTATCGTGGCCGAGGCGCTGTTGCTGGCACAGGCGGCCGGCGCCGATGCGGCTTCCGTGCGGGCAGCCATCCGTGGCGGCTTTGCCGAGAGCAAGATTTTTGAGGTGCATGGCCAGCGCATGCTGGAACGTAATTTTGTGGCCGGTGGGCAGGTGAAAAGCCAGATCAAGGACATGCACAACATCCTCGCGGCAGCCGAGGCGGCCCACGTCACCTTGCCGGTGACGCAGCTGGTGACGCAGCGCTATGAAACCCTCGCCACCACCCATCCGACGGCAGACCATGCGGCGGCCTTGCTGGCCCTGGAAGCGTTGAATCCGGGCCAGCGCCTGGGTACTGGTCCGGATAAACTGAGCTGA